In a genomic window of Shouchella clausii:
- a CDS encoding 2Fe-2S iron-sulfur cluster-binding protein gives MPMIHAEGYHSFEAENGKKLVLALEDNGVDILHRCGGNARCTTCMCEIIEGDAGPIGEAEAAIRAKKGITAENLRLSCQIRVANDLKVKPLRTATSEQMDPGKRPEE, from the coding sequence ATGCCAATGATTCACGCTGAAGGCTATCATTCTTTTGAAGCCGAAAACGGAAAGAAACTTGTATTAGCGTTGGAAGACAACGGAGTAGACATTTTGCACCGCTGCGGCGGAAATGCTAGATGTACTACGTGCATGTGCGAAATTATCGAAGGCGACGCTGGCCCAATCGGAGAGGCTGAAGCAGCGATTCGTGCTAAAAAAGGAATCACTGCTGAAAACCTACGGTTGTCCTGCCAAATTCGCGTAGCAAATGACTTGAAAGTCAAGCCGCTTCGCACAGCAACAAGCGAGCAAATGGATCCAGGCAAACGTCCAGAAGAGTAA
- the glsA gene encoding glutaminase A: MLCRSNDELELLVSQARAFAGQGEVAQYIPALAAAHKHELSVALYYPDGKGFMAGDTEEDFTLQSISKVLSLALALIDQGEECVFTRVGKEPTGDPFNSIAKLETNKPSKPLNPMINAGALAVTHMIKGNTAGERFERLLDFIRCLTGNETITYNKEIAKSEFETAHLNRALVYFMKEHGVIDEDVEELMDLYTKQCAIEMNCIDLARVGCVLAMDGRDPDTDKQLLPIDVARICKTFMVTCGMYNASGEFAINVGIPAKSGVAGGIMGAVPKKCGIGICGPSLDEKGNSIAGIKLLEMMAKRYSLSMF, translated from the coding sequence ATGCTATGCCGTTCAAATGATGAACTGGAATTGCTCGTTAGCCAGGCAAGAGCGTTTGCTGGGCAAGGAGAAGTGGCTCAATATATACCTGCTTTAGCTGCTGCTCATAAACATGAGCTGTCGGTAGCCTTGTATTATCCTGATGGTAAAGGATTTATGGCTGGGGATACGGAAGAAGATTTCACGCTCCAAAGCATTTCAAAAGTGCTTTCCTTAGCGTTGGCGCTTATCGATCAAGGGGAAGAATGCGTGTTCACCCGTGTTGGAAAAGAACCGACAGGCGACCCTTTTAATTCAATCGCTAAATTGGAGACCAACAAGCCTTCCAAACCGCTCAACCCAATGATTAATGCCGGGGCTCTTGCCGTTACTCATATGATTAAAGGAAACACAGCAGGGGAGCGGTTTGAACGTTTATTGGACTTTATCCGTTGTTTGACAGGAAATGAGACCATTACGTATAACAAAGAAATCGCCAAATCAGAATTTGAAACAGCCCATTTAAACAGGGCGCTTGTTTATTTTATGAAAGAGCATGGCGTCATTGATGAAGATGTAGAAGAGCTCATGGACCTTTACACAAAACAATGCGCGATTGAAATGAATTGTATCGACTTAGCGAGGGTCGGTTGTGTTCTGGCTATGGACGGCCGTGATCCTGACACAGATAAGCAGCTTTTGCCTATAGACGTTGCTCGAATATGCAAGACATTTATGGTCACATGTGGCATGTACAATGCTTCAGGTGAATTTGCCATCAATGTCGGCATTCCAGCAAAAAGCGGAGTCGCAGGCGGAATTATGGGTGCCGTGCCGAAAAAATGCGGGATTGGCATTTGTGGGCCGTCTCTCGATGAAAAAGGCAACTCCATTGCCGGGATCAAATTGCTGGAAATGATGGCCAAACGTTATTCACTCAGCATGTTTTAA
- a CDS encoding GntP family permease translates to MISMIGLLGALALLVVLTLRGVNIIIAALLSSVLLALTGRLNLNTAMVGHYMEGFTNYFASWFLVFLLGAIFGKVIQDTRAAEAIADWIERKLGAKWALFAVIAACAIMTYGGVSLFVVGFTVYPIAVSLFKLADYPHRFIPVAIVFGSISFTMTSPGSPEIQNIIPTEFFGTQPTAGGWIGVVSAVFIMVAGGLWVRYMLKTALKKGECFSLPQDSPLYGLEEEALDELAAAKERVLPKPLFALLPLAIVLVSLNVLSLYMAAKTAVLVALLLGIGTTWLFNLKFVTQIGESLAVGAQNSLVAIANTCAVVGFGSVAAQVPAFDLFLQSLLGAASQPFVSLALFVTVICGITGSASGGLGIALPLIAPDYMERGVDPGAMHRISALASGGLDSLPHNGFVVTTIRAICGETHKRAYGPIFLVCTMLPTVALAIAVALYTFFY, encoded by the coding sequence ATGATCAGCATGATTGGCTTATTAGGTGCACTGGCCCTTTTAGTCGTATTAACGTTAAGAGGCGTCAATATTATTATTGCCGCACTTCTTTCTTCTGTTCTTCTTGCTTTAACCGGAAGGCTTAATTTAAATACGGCAATGGTCGGACACTATATGGAAGGGTTTACAAACTATTTTGCTTCTTGGTTTTTGGTTTTTCTTTTAGGGGCAATTTTTGGCAAAGTCATTCAAGACACAAGAGCGGCGGAAGCAATTGCCGATTGGATCGAGCGGAAATTGGGAGCAAAGTGGGCGCTGTTTGCTGTGATTGCCGCATGTGCGATTATGACTTATGGAGGCGTCAGCTTATTTGTGGTTGGTTTTACCGTTTACCCAATTGCCGTATCCCTGTTTAAGCTCGCCGATTATCCGCACCGCTTTATACCGGTTGCGATTGTGTTCGGTTCCATTTCGTTCACGATGACTTCACCTGGCTCACCTGAAATCCAAAACATCATTCCAACCGAGTTCTTTGGCACACAACCGACTGCTGGCGGTTGGATTGGTGTTGTAAGCGCGGTCTTCATTATGGTTGCAGGCGGCCTATGGGTCAGGTATATGTTGAAAACAGCACTGAAAAAAGGCGAGTGTTTTTCGCTCCCGCAAGACAGTCCCCTATACGGGCTAGAGGAAGAAGCGCTTGATGAACTGGCGGCAGCAAAAGAGCGCGTGTTGCCAAAGCCATTGTTTGCCTTGTTGCCGTTAGCGATTGTGCTTGTTTCTTTAAATGTGCTGTCGCTTTATATGGCGGCCAAAACGGCTGTATTGGTTGCGTTGCTTCTTGGCATCGGAACGACATGGCTGTTTAACTTGAAATTTGTGACGCAAATCGGAGAGTCACTCGCCGTAGGCGCGCAAAATTCTCTTGTCGCGATTGCCAATACGTGCGCTGTTGTCGGCTTTGGCAGTGTCGCTGCACAAGTGCCTGCTTTCGATTTGTTTTTACAATCCTTGTTGGGTGCAGCAAGTCAACCGTTCGTTAGCCTGGCTTTGTTTGTCACGGTCATTTGCGGGATTACCGGATCTGCATCAGGCGGCCTTGGTATTGCTTTGCCGCTCATTGCCCCCGATTATATGGAACGCGGCGTAGACCCAGGAGCGATGCATCGTATTTCCGCGCTTGCTTCCGGCGGTCTAGACTCATTGCCTCATAACGGTTTTGTCGTAACGACGATTCGGGCTATATGCGGAGAAACCCATAAACGAGCATATGGGCCTATTTTCTTAGTGTGCACCATGTTACCGACTGTCGCACTTGCCATTGCCGTCGCTCTCTATACGTTTTTTTACTAA
- a CDS encoding iron-containing alcohol dehydrogenase, translating to MQATTCHLPATIIYGENSFLQVGVEAAKLGSKALIISDAVMERLGNVERAQALLKKSGIPSYSYLGVATEPTDTYVYEALELFRTKGCNVIVSIGGGSCIDTAKAVAVLAANGGSIDEYMNGRTIAQKGAVPLIALPTTGGTGSEATDATVITNTDTNVKMMIKQQAFMPRTAIVDPMLTKSTPKHITAATGIDALTHALEAYISKKAHPFTDGLALSAMERIFHYLLPAYKDGNDMKARHEMLYGSLLAGMAFSNSSVCLVHGMSRPIGALFHVPHGVSNAMLLPVVLEYTKESCQERLASIGRVLFPGKSGEGTETLANAVVEEIVALCAKVDIPTLPDWGVQEEAFMPMLSKMADDALESGSPQNNPRVPSKQELIELYEALFQRNSAVSR from the coding sequence ATGCAAGCAACAACCTGTCATTTGCCAGCCACGATTATTTATGGGGAAAATAGTTTTTTGCAAGTTGGCGTTGAGGCCGCGAAGCTAGGGAGCAAGGCGCTGATCATTAGCGATGCAGTAATGGAAAGGCTAGGAAATGTTGAACGGGCTCAAGCATTGCTTAAGAAAAGCGGAATCCCATCGTATTCCTATTTAGGTGTAGCAACTGAGCCGACAGATACGTACGTGTATGAAGCGTTGGAGTTGTTTCGTACAAAAGGTTGCAATGTCATTGTTTCCATTGGGGGAGGAAGCTGTATAGATACAGCTAAAGCTGTCGCGGTGCTAGCAGCCAATGGCGGATCAATCGATGAATACATGAACGGGCGTACCATTGCGCAAAAAGGGGCGGTTCCTTTAATTGCTTTGCCGACAACAGGGGGCACTGGTTCTGAAGCAACAGACGCGACAGTGATTACGAACACAGACACCAATGTCAAAATGATGATTAAACAGCAAGCCTTTATGCCACGGACGGCTATTGTTGATCCAATGCTGACAAAATCGACGCCTAAACACATTACTGCGGCTACTGGAATTGATGCGCTTACCCATGCGTTGGAGGCTTATATTAGCAAAAAAGCACATCCGTTTACCGATGGATTGGCGCTATCGGCAATGGAGCGGATTTTCCACTATCTATTGCCCGCCTATAAAGACGGCAACGACATGAAGGCAAGGCATGAAATGTTGTATGGCTCGCTGCTTGCAGGCATGGCTTTCTCCAATTCATCGGTTTGTCTTGTCCATGGGATGTCAAGGCCAATTGGCGCTCTCTTCCATGTACCACACGGTGTTTCCAACGCTATGCTTTTACCGGTTGTGCTTGAATATACAAAGGAAAGTTGCCAGGAGCGCCTTGCTTCAATCGGCCGTGTCCTCTTTCCAGGAAAAAGCGGCGAAGGGACTGAAACATTAGCTAATGCCGTTGTCGAAGAAATCGTAGCACTGTGCGCGAAAGTCGATATTCCTACATTGCCAGACTGGGGCGTTCAAGAAGAGGCATTTATGCCAATGCTTTCTAAAATGGCTGACGATGCGCTTGAAAGCGGAAGTCCGCAAAACAACCCGCGTGTGCCGTCAAAACAAGAGTTGATTGAGCTGTACGAGGCCCTTTTTCAACGGAATTCGGCCGTTTCCCGTTAA
- a CDS encoding sigma-54 interaction domain-containing protein, with amino-acid sequence MVQQLTINQSGFHVSHYWIEPVSFALYEKRTIQEWARLLQHAGSLIVLVSEEDEPVGALLPETIVAAISSGETAIEKALESVEVMEIDDSRTPSPDGSKVVLIKEGNEYIGAVTRENWRKAREEYEQKAILEAILENAYEGIVIVDKQGKIVKMNNAYRSFIGGKDEAEVEGKFVADVIENTRLHEVVKSGIPERGEIQRIEGQNMVVHRIPIWENRRVVGAVGMLIFEGVSELYEILQRARVLSEERPSTEPTKQNETSVERRLIGRSEALQSCKCFARKVARTKATVLLTGETGTGKELFARLIHQMSNQANGPFVAINCAAMPETLLEAELFGYEEGAFTGARRGGAVGKFEQASGGTLFLDEAGEMSNALQAKLLRVLETKQVDRVGGCQPIQTDFRLIAATNANLDQLVAEGKFRKDLYYRLVAITLNIPPLRERKEDIPYLISAFMDRFAQEYAMKRKRFCEDALHAFLEYDWPGNVRELANAIDYIMAIGEEEEVTSDTLPPFLQNQAKNESLKAAARRSEKERIEQAIVLANGNKAKAAKLLGIHRATLYRKLKEQESS; translated from the coding sequence GTGGTACAGCAATTGACCATCAACCAATCTGGTTTTCATGTAAGCCACTATTGGATTGAACCTGTTTCCTTTGCTCTCTATGAAAAACGGACCATTCAGGAGTGGGCCCGTCTGTTGCAGCATGCAGGCTCTTTGATCGTGCTCGTGTCAGAAGAAGATGAACCAGTTGGGGCGTTGCTTCCAGAAACGATTGTGGCAGCGATAAGCAGTGGAGAAACAGCGATTGAAAAAGCGTTAGAATCGGTAGAAGTGATGGAAATCGACGACAGCCGTACACCTAGTCCAGACGGAAGTAAAGTGGTTCTCATCAAAGAGGGCAATGAATATATTGGGGCAGTCACAAGAGAAAACTGGCGGAAGGCGCGGGAAGAGTACGAGCAAAAAGCGATACTGGAAGCGATTTTAGAAAACGCCTATGAAGGGATTGTTATTGTCGATAAGCAAGGAAAGATCGTCAAAATGAACAATGCTTACCGCAGCTTTATTGGCGGAAAGGACGAAGCGGAAGTCGAAGGCAAGTTTGTCGCTGATGTCATTGAGAATACTCGCTTGCATGAAGTTGTAAAATCAGGCATTCCTGAGCGAGGCGAGATCCAACGGATTGAGGGGCAAAATATGGTGGTCCACCGTATCCCAATTTGGGAAAATCGCCGTGTTGTCGGAGCTGTCGGCATGTTGATTTTTGAAGGCGTTTCCGAACTTTATGAAATCTTACAGCGAGCACGCGTTTTAAGTGAGGAGCGACCATCCACTGAACCAACAAAGCAAAACGAAACGTCAGTCGAGCGCCGGCTTATAGGCAGGAGCGAGGCGCTCCAATCGTGCAAATGTTTTGCCCGCAAAGTAGCACGCACAAAAGCGACAGTGCTATTGACAGGCGAAACAGGTACGGGAAAAGAGCTGTTTGCCCGTTTGATCCATCAAATGAGCAACCAAGCCAATGGACCATTTGTTGCAATTAATTGTGCTGCCATGCCGGAAACGCTTCTCGAAGCCGAGCTGTTCGGCTACGAAGAAGGGGCCTTTACTGGCGCGCGACGAGGCGGGGCTGTAGGGAAATTCGAACAAGCAAGTGGCGGTACGCTTTTTTTAGATGAAGCAGGAGAAATGTCGAATGCGTTGCAAGCAAAGCTGCTTCGTGTGCTTGAGACGAAACAAGTTGACCGGGTTGGCGGCTGCCAGCCGATCCAAACCGATTTTCGGTTAATTGCAGCGACCAATGCTAATCTCGACCAATTAGTGGCCGAGGGCAAGTTTAGAAAAGATTTGTATTATAGGCTAGTGGCGATCACACTAAACATCCCGCCGTTGCGTGAACGTAAAGAAGATATTCCTTATTTAATTAGCGCCTTTATGGACCGTTTTGCACAGGAGTACGCGATGAAACGCAAACGATTTTGTGAAGACGCTTTGCATGCTTTCCTTGAATACGATTGGCCTGGCAATGTTCGTGAGTTGGCGAATGCGATCGATTATATTATGGCAATCGGCGAAGAGGAAGAAGTGACAAGTGATACACTGCCTCCATTTTTGCAAAACCAGGCAAAGAATGAATCATTAAAGGCGGCGGCGAGGCGTTCCGAGAAGGAGCGAATCGAGCAAGCGATCGTATTAGCAAACGGAAATAAGGCAAAAGCTGCAAAATTGTTAGGCATCCACCGTGCGACACTGTACCGTAAGCTAAAAGAACAAGAGTCGTCGTAA